TGATGGTTACAAAGGATTACGAACGCGCCGGGGTGCCGATGATGCCGGTCGCGCAAGGCGAAGATTCGACGCGCCGGCAAATCGTGTTCTACACGCTCGGTCTCGTCATCACCACACTCGTGCCGTTCGCGTTGCAACTTTTGGGGTTGGGGTATTTACTCGCCGCGCTCGTCCTCGGCGGATGGTTGTTGTACCTCGCGGTAAAATTACAACGCGATCGCTCCAAAGCGACTGCGCGCCGCTTGTATCGCTATTCGAATTACTACCTCGCGCTCTTATTCCTCGCGGCAGTGCTCGCCAGTATGATGCGCTGGTAAAAAAATCGAGGCGACCTGACAGGTCGCCGCCTATTTTTTTAGAACTGGAAACCGGGACGGAATGGCGCCACGCGCAGCGTGTAATCTTCGACGAACGTTTTCAATTTGCTTTCCATATCGCCCCAGGTCTCGCTCGCCAACGCGCGCTTGAGCGCGTCCTCATCGGCGACGAACACGAGCAAGCGCATCGGATAATTGCCATACGCCGTGTGCCACACCCCCGCATTGGTTAAGCCGATATTCTGCAACATCGGCATGAACACATTGACCATGAATCGCATATAGTCCTCTTGCGTCAGCGGAATGATGTTGTAGGTCATCAGTAAAGTGGAACGCCCCATCCGTTTTTCTCCCCGACTATTTTCAGCCGCATTATAGCGCGCCACGCGGGATACTGCAAGACCCGAAGAACTTGGGCTAGGACGGAAATGGCGAGACCGTCATTATTCCTCCCATCCTACTTCACATTGGATTCACAATTCAATGCGACAATGCCAATACCGACCTACGCAACCATCCCCAACCAGCGACTTGCCGCACCTGGCTGGGCGCATCCGCGTGTTTGACAAATTAGTTCGATTTCGTATAATTCGATTTGTTACTATTTTTCTGGAGCGACCGATGAAAACACACGCGGCATTTCACGCGCACGAAAAAGCGTTCGCCCAACTTCACGCCGAATGGGGCGTGCTGGACTCGCGCGGCATCGAGTTGATGCGTTTGCTGAACGCGTCCGCCCGCATGTTCGAAGTCATCGCCGACCATTACCTACAGGAGCACGACTTGTCCGTGCCGCGTTTGCGCTTGTTGCTCTGGTTGTATGCCGCCGATCACCACGGCAACAAGGAAGGTCTCTCGCCAAGTCGCCTCAGCGAATTTCAACACATCAGCAAAAACACGGTCAGCTCCTTGCTCGACTCGTTGGAAAAACAGGGGCTGGTCGAACGCGCGTTGAACCCCGACGACAAACGCAAGTTCAATATTCGGATCTCGCGCACGGGACGCGAGTTGTTGCGTAAAACTCTGCCGGCGCACGGCGCATGTCTGACCCATGCCGTTGCGGGACTGACACACGAAGAGCAAACCGCGTTGCTCAAGTTGCTACGCAAACTTCGCCAAACCCTGGCAGAGCAAGTCGTCAGCCACAAATAATCTATTCCTTCGGAGTCACACCTTATGCAAGCACAAGCCACACCGGGTCGCCAACGCGAACGCGGCGCTAAAATGAATACCGCCGCGCTCGGTCGCGCGATTCGCTATTTGTTGCGCTACCGTAAGCTCACCGCGATCGCGTATGCCAGTCTCTTCGTCTCGACACTCGCGCAACTGATGGTTCCCCAACTCGTGCAAAGCACGATTGACGTCATCACGAACGGCGTTCTCGCGAAAACGCTTTTGAAACTGCCGGCGTCCGTCCAGACCGTCGCGGCGCAACGCCTCGGAACCTCGCTCGATCAAATGCGTCTCAATCAAGTCAACGCGGAAACCTGGCTCATCGCCGCGGGCGTCGGCGTGCTCGGCTTTGCGATCATGCGCGGACTGTTCGCGTTCTCGCAGGCGTTCAACGCCGAGCGCACATCGCAAAGCATCGCGTACGATCTCCGCAACGAACTGTTCGCGAAAATTCAGCGGCTTTCATTTTCGTATCACGATCAAACACAAACCGGACAATTGATGATTCGCGCGACCGACGATGTGGACAAAGTCCGCATGTTCATCGGGCAAGGTCTGCTGATGGGCATGCAGGCGCTCATCTTTTTGGTCGGCACACTCGTCTTTCTCTTGCTCACGAACGTTCAACTGACCATCGCCGTACTGCCGACGCTGCCCATCGCGATGATTTTGTTCATGGTGTTCGGCGCGGTCAGTCAACCGCTATTTACTCAAGTGCAGATTCGGCTGTCGCGGCTGAACACGATCCTGCAAGAAAATCTCGCGGGCATCAAGGTCGTCAAAGCGTTCGTGCGCGAAGCGAGCGAACAAAAGAAATTCAACGCCGCCGCCGCCGATTTAATCCAACAACAGCTCGTCGTCGGTCGCGTCTTTTCATTCCTGTTTCCGTTCATCTTTCTCATCGCGAACCTGGGACAAGCCGCGGTGCTGTACTTTGGCAGTCAGCAAATGCTCGCCGGCACGCTCACGCTGGGCGAGTGGCAAAAGTTTTCGCTCTACCTGATTTTCGTATTTTTCCCGCTCGGTCAACTCGGTTTCATCATCTCGCAAATGTCGCAAGCGTCCGCGTCCGCCACGCGCATTTTTGAAATTCTCGACACGCAGAACGACGTGACCGACAAACCAAACGCGCGCGCGCTGCCGCCGATTCGAGGCAATGTGAAATTCGAAAACGTGACCTTTCGTTATTTCGGCAACAGCGACCCCGTTTTATCCAAGGTCAATCTCGAAGCCGCGCCAGGCGAAACGGTCGCATTGCTCGGCGCGACCGGCAGCGGCAAAACGACGATCATCAACTTGTTGCCGCGCTTTTACGACGTGAGCGAAGGGCGCGTGTTGATTGACGGCGACGATGTGCGCGACGTCAAAATTGATTCGCTCCGTTCGCAGATCGGCATCGTATTGCAAGACACCACGCTCTTTAGCGGCACGGTTCGCGATAACATCGCGTTCGGTCGTCCCGACGCGACGATGGACCAAGTCATTGCGGCGGCGCAAGCCGCGGCGGCGCATGATTTCATCGTCGAGTTTCCCGATGGCTATGACACGATGGTCGGCGAACGCGGCGCGACGTTGAGCGGCGGACAAAAGCAACGCGTCGCGATTGCGCGCGCGCTTTTGCTCGATCCGCGCATTCTCATTCTCGACGATTCGACGAGTAGCGTAGACCTCGCGACCGAATATCGCATTCAAAAGGCGCTCGATCAATTGATGAAAGGTCGCACGAGTTTCGTCATCGCGCAACGCATCAGCACGGTCTTGAACGCGGATCAGATTCTCGTGCTCGATCAAGGCGAAATCGTCGCGCGCGGCAAGCATGAAGAATTGATGGAGAACAGCGAAATCTACGCCGAGATTTACAACTCGCAACTCGTCGGCGACATCGCGATGGACAATCCTCTCGCGAAGGTTGCGGCGGA
This is a stretch of genomic DNA from Chloroflexota bacterium. It encodes these proteins:
- a CDS encoding MarR family transcriptional regulator — encoded protein: MKTHAAFHAHEKAFAQLHAEWGVLDSRGIELMRLLNASARMFEVIADHYLQEHDLSVPRLRLLLWLYAADHHGNKEGLSPSRLSEFQHISKNTVSSLLDSLEKQGLVERALNPDDKRKFNIRISRTGRELLRKTLPAHGACLTHAVAGLTHEEQTALLKLLRKLRQTLAEQVVSHK
- a CDS encoding ABC transporter ATP-binding protein, producing MQAQATPGRQRERGAKMNTAALGRAIRYLLRYRKLTAIAYASLFVSTLAQLMVPQLVQSTIDVITNGVLAKTLLKLPASVQTVAAQRLGTSLDQMRLNQVNAETWLIAAGVGVLGFAIMRGLFAFSQAFNAERTSQSIAYDLRNELFAKIQRLSFSYHDQTQTGQLMIRATDDVDKVRMFIGQGLLMGMQALIFLVGTLVFLLLTNVQLTIAVLPTLPIAMILFMVFGAVSQPLFTQVQIRLSRLNTILQENLAGIKVVKAFVREASEQKKFNAAAADLIQQQLVVGRVFSFLFPFIFLIANLGQAAVLYFGSQQMLAGTLTLGEWQKFSLYLIFVFFPLGQLGFIISQMSQASASATRIFEILDTQNDVTDKPNARALPPIRGNVKFENVTFRYFGNSDPVLSKVNLEAAPGETVALLGATGSGKTTIINLLPRFYDVSEGRVLIDGDDVRDVKIDSLRSQIGIVLQDTTLFSGTVRDNIAFGRPDATMDQVIAAAQAAAAHDFIVEFPDGYDTMVGERGATLSGGQKQRVAIARALLLDPRILILDDSTSSVDLATEYRIQKALDQLMKGRTSFVIAQRISTVLNADQILVLDQGEIVARGKHEELMENSEIYAEIYNSQLVGDIAMDNPLAKVAAEVG